In Rhinolophus ferrumequinum isolate MPI-CBG mRhiFer1 chromosome 18, mRhiFer1_v1.p, whole genome shotgun sequence, a genomic segment contains:
- the LOC117037849 gene encoding olfactory receptor 7G3-like — protein sequence MYLVTVLGNLLIILAISSDSHLHTPMYFFLSNLSFVDICFTTTTIPKILVNIQTQRKHISYPGCLTQICFVLTFAGLENGILTMMAYDRFVAICHPLRYNVVMTPRLCGLMVLLSFLLSVLDALLHTLMALRLSFCTDLEIPHFFCELAHLLKLACSDIFINNVCVYVVTSLLGVVPLTGIIFSYIRIVSSILKIPSAGGKYKAFSICGSHLIVVSLFYGTGFGVYLTSAATHSSRKSAVVSVIYTVVTPMLNPFIYSLRNKDMMGALRKLISRISSFR from the coding sequence ATGTACTTGGTCACCGTGCTAGGGAACCTGCTCATCATCCTGGCCATCAGCTCTGACTCCCACCTCcacacgcccatgtacttcttcctctctAACTTGTCTTTTGTTGACATTTGTTTCACCACAACCACGATCCCAAAGATACTAGTGAACATCCAGACACAGAGAAAACACATCAGCTACCCGGGCTGCCTCACCCAGATCTGCTTTGTCTTGACTTTTGCTGGATTGGAAAACGGAATTCTGACAATGATGGCCTATGATCGATTTGTGGCCATCTGTCACCCACTGAGGTACAATGTCGTCATGACCCCCAGACTCTGTGGGCTGATGGTTTTGCTGTCCTTCCTTCTCAGTGTTCTGGACGCCCTGCTGCACACTCTGATGGCCCTGCGGCTGTCCTTCTGCACCGACCTGGAAATCCCCCACTTCTTCTGTGAATTAGCTCATCTTCTTAAGCTCGCCTGTTCTGATATCTTCATCAATAACGTCTGTGTGTATGTCGTGACCAGCCTGTTGGGGGTTGTTCCCCTCACTGGGATAATTTTCTCTTACATTCGCATTGTCTCCTCCATCCTGAAAATTCCATCAGCTGGTGGAAAGTATAAGGCGTTTTCCATCTGTGGGTCACACTTAATAGTTGTTTCCTTGTTCTATGGGACAGGTTTTGGGGTGTACCTTACTTCTGCAGCTACTCACTCTTCCAGGAAAAGTGCAGTAGTATCGGTGATATACACAGTGGTGACACCTATGCTGAACCCCTTTATCTACAGTCTGAGGAACAAGGACATGATGGGGGCTTTGAGGAAACTCATCTCTAGGATATCATCGTTCCGTTGA
- the LOC117038507 gene encoding LOW QUALITY PROTEIN: olfactory receptor 7G2-like (The sequence of the model RefSeq protein was modified relative to this genomic sequence to represent the inferred CDS: deleted 1 base in 1 codon) gives MIPVAQKPGPSLGFSDLLSDRSSISIIQYLRRCQVSSHSDASQTAVLERDHTFIFLLLNVLHQIHKQHEPRNQTDVSEFILLGLTDDPDLQPLLFGLFLSMYLVTVLGNLLIILAISSDSHLHTPMYFFLSHLSFTDICISTTTIPKMLVNIQTQNQHIRYTGCLTQICFVLIFVGMENFLLTAMAYDRYVAICHPLMYTVIMSPHLCGLLILLSLLISIVAALLHTLMALRLSFCRDLEIPHFFCELVQVVKLACSDSLINTLLANFMASIFGGLSLTGIICSYAQIASSLLRIPLAGRKYKAFSTCGSHLLVVFLFYGTGFGVYIGSAVTDYSRKTAVASMLYIVVPQMLNPFIYSLRNRDLKGALRKIISRITFLQ, from the exons ATGATCCCTGTTGCCCAGAAACCTGGGCCTTCACTCGGTTTCTCTGACCTTCTCAGCGACAGATCTTCTATCTCCATCATTCAGTATCTGAGAAGATGTCAAGTATCATCCCACAGTGATGCCAGCCAG ACTGCTGTGCTGGAGAGGGaccatacatttattttcttgttactcAATGTTTTACATCAGATTCACAAACAACAT GAACCCAGAAACCAAACAGATGTTTCAGAATTTATTCTCCTGGGATTGACAGATGATCCagacctgcagcccctcctctttGGGCTCTTCCTGTCCATGTACCTGGTCACCGTGCTGGGGAACCTGCTCATCATCCTGGCCATCAGCTCGGACTCCCACCtgcacacgcccatgtacttcttcctctcccacctgtCCTTCACTGACATCTGTATAAGCACAACCACCATCCCAAAGATGCTGGTGAACATCCAGACACAGAATCAGCACATCCGTTACACAGGTTGCCTCACCCAGATCTgctttgttctgatttttgttgGCATGGAAAACTTTCTCCTTACAGCCATGGCGTATGACCGCTATGTGGCCATTTGTCACCCTTTGATGTACACGGTCATTATGAGCCCCCACCTCTGCGGGCTGTTGATTCTCCTCTCCCTGCTAATTAGCATTGTGGCTGCGCTGCTGCACACTCTGATGGCCCTGCGGCTGTCCTTCTGCAGGGATCTGGAAATCCCTCACTTCTTCTGTGAACTTGTTCAGGTCGTCAAGCTCGCCTGTTCTGATTCCCTCATCAACACCCTCCTGGCTAACTTTATGGCTAGTATATTCGGTGGTCTTTCTCTCACTGGGATTATTTGCTCTTACGCTCAAATTGCCTCTTCTCTTTTGAGAATTCCATTAGCTGGcagaaaatataaagctttttcgACCTGTGGGTCTCATCTCTTAGTTGTCTTCTTATTCTACGGTACAGGTTTTGGGGTGTACATCGGTTCTGCAGTTACTGACTATTCCAGGAAGACTGCAGTGGCCTCAATGTTGTACATTGTGGTTCCTCAAATGTTAAACCCCTTTATTTACAGCCTGAGGAACAGAGATCTGAAGGGAGccttgagaaaaataattagtaGGATAACTTTTCTTCAGTGA
- the LOC117038508 gene encoding olfactory receptor 7G2-like, with protein sequence MEPRNQTDVSELLLLGLTDDPDLQPLLFGLFLSMYLVTVLGNLLIILAISSDSHLHTPMYFFLSHLSFTDICISTTTIPKMLVNIQTQNQSITFVGCLTQIGFVLFWGGFENFLLAAMAYDRYVAICHPLQYMVVMTVRLCVLLIVLSLLLSTVVALLHSLMALQLSFCGDLEIPHFFCELAHIIKLACSDIFIHNFLIYFVASLFGGIPLCGIIFSYTQIVSSILRMPSVAGKVKAFSTCGSHLSVVSLFYGTAFGVYITSTVTDSPRKTAVASVMYIVVPQMMNPFIYSLRNRDMKEALGKLIGRIRIFFSDFVPFTLGCGF encoded by the coding sequence ATGGAACCTAGAAACCAAACAGATGTTTCAGAATTGCTACTCCTGGGATTGACAGATGACCCagacctgcagcccctcctctttGGGCTCTTCCTGTCCATGTACCTGGTCACCGTGCTGGGGAACCTGCTCATCATCCTGGCCATCAGCTCAGACTCCCACCtgcacacgcccatgtacttcttcctctcccacctgtCCTTCACTGACATCTGTATAAGCACAACCACCATCCCAAAGATGCTGGTGAACATCCAGACACAGAATCAGAGCATCACTTTTGTCGGCTGCCTCACCCAGATTGGCTTTGTCCTGTTTTGGGGTGGATTTGAGAATTTCCTCCTTGCAGCaatggcctatgaccgctatgtGGCCATTTGTCACCCCTTACAGTACATGGTTGTCATGACCGTCCGCCTCTGTGTTCTGCTGATTGTACTCTCCCTGCTCCTTAGCACTGTGGTCGCCCTGCTGCACAGTCTGATGGCACTGCAGCTGTCCTTCTGCGGGGACCTGGAAATCCCCCACTTCTTCTGTGAACTTGCGCACATCATCAAGCTCGCCTGTTCTGATATCTTCATCCATAACTTCCTGATATATTTTGTGGCTAGCCTATTTGGTGGTATTCCTCTGTGTGGAATCATTTTCTCTTATACTCAAATTGTCTCCTCCATTTTGAGAATGCCGTCAGTTGCGGGGAAGGTCAAAGCTTTTTCCACCTGTGGGTCGCACCTGTCAGTTGTGTCCTTGTTCTATGGAACCGCTTTTGGGGTGTATATTACATCTACAGTGACTGACTCTCCCAGGAAGACTGCAGTGGCTTCAGTGATGTACATTGTGGTTCCTCAAATGATGAACCCTTTTATCTACAGCTTGAGGAACAGGGACATGAAAGAAGCCTTAGGAAAACTAATTGGTAGAATacgtattttcttttctgattttgtgcCATTTACTTTGGGCTGTGGTTTCTAG